The following are encoded in a window of Risungbinella massiliensis genomic DNA:
- a CDS encoding YifB family Mg chelatase-like AAA ATPase — protein sequence MYSKMWSGTILGIEGLLIEVEIDISNGLPMFDMVGLPDSAVRESKERVRASIKNSGANFPLQRITTNLAPADVRKEGSGLDLAIAMGILVASGQIEGKRLENTLLLGELALDGVLRPLNGVLPMVMASKNKGLEKVLLPEQNVGEGRLVEGIEIIPISNLKEAILYAKGEWIPTIQEEAATEEKMTFPADFSDVRGQQHVKRAMEVAAAGGHNLLLIGPPGSGKTMLARRIPTILPEMSVQESLEVTKISSIAGLTTERGKLVQERPFRSPHHTISTAGLVGGGAVPKPGEVSLAHRGVLFLDELPEFSKTVLEVLRQPLEDQEITLGRAKAVYTFPAEIMLVASMNPCLCS from the coding sequence ATGTATTCCAAAATGTGGAGCGGTACGATCTTAGGGATTGAAGGTCTACTCATTGAAGTAGAGATAGATATAAGTAATGGATTACCTATGTTTGATATGGTAGGACTACCGGATTCAGCGGTACGAGAGTCGAAGGAGCGGGTACGTGCCTCGATCAAAAATAGTGGAGCCAATTTTCCCTTACAGCGGATTACTACCAATCTAGCACCAGCCGATGTACGGAAAGAAGGATCGGGTTTAGACCTTGCGATCGCAATGGGAATCTTAGTTGCTAGTGGACAAATAGAAGGCAAACGTCTAGAAAACACCCTTTTGTTAGGAGAGTTAGCTCTCGATGGAGTGTTACGCCCACTAAATGGTGTTCTTCCAATGGTGATGGCCAGTAAGAATAAGGGGTTAGAAAAGGTTCTCTTACCCGAACAAAATGTCGGAGAAGGCAGACTTGTCGAAGGGATCGAGATTATCCCCATCTCCAACTTAAAAGAAGCAATCCTCTATGCGAAAGGAGAATGGATACCCACGATTCAAGAGGAAGCAGCAACGGAAGAAAAGATGACATTTCCAGCGGATTTCAGTGATGTGCGTGGGCAACAACATGTAAAACGAGCGATGGAGGTGGCAGCAGCAGGAGGACATAATCTGCTATTGATAGGACCTCCAGGATCAGGAAAAACGATGCTCGCACGACGTATTCCGACTATTTTACCTGAGATGAGTGTCCAAGAATCATTGGAAGTGACCAAGATCAGCTCCATTGCTGGACTGACAACGGAACGAGGGAAATTGGTACAAGAGCGTCCTTTTCGTTCGCCACATCATACGATCTCTACTGCTGGTCTTGTTGGGGGTGGGGCTGTTCCCAAACCAGGCGAAGTAAGTTTGGCACATCGAGGTGTTTTGTTTTTGGATGAGCTACCTGAGTTTTCTAAGACCGTTTTGGAAGTCCTTCGGCAACCACTTGAAGATCAAGAGATTACTCTTGGCCGAGCAAAAGCAGTCTATACGTTTCCTGCCGAAATTATGTTAGTGGCCTCGATGAACCCTTGTCTGTGTAGTTAA
- a CDS encoding recombinase family protein — protein sequence MKVAVYVRVSTDDQQDRGTIENQLEFARKYCDLHQFDVVEWYKDDGVSGTLPLEERDAGAKLLNDATKKNFDLLLIYKLDRLSRSARVTLNAVHELEKYGIKIKSMTEPFDTGDPNGRFMLTMLAGVADLERETILERMWYGANRAARAGKWLGGIVPYGYRVNHDGFLEINDDPTDSEMSEKKVIELIFHLVGEKRWSTIKVCDHLNDLGIPPHYARDNRKITKNKRKKNTIGIWHPGRIRTIVMNTTYMGVHYYGQRSTKEREIIERKVPAIISSDLWKKAQNTLKENQIFSKKNAVRHYLLSGLIKCGICGLTYHGQAFKGPKGKLKQYYQCNGKLNYISKKINRCESKNLNGEWIEKIVWDYCVSFIQEPSRALEEISATFEEKKNEHDWEMDLKILTKQLNELDNEKESILDLFRKKMITSDDVEKQFGKIQAERDQLSKKIEEITHLRDLENDRFKGFQSVEELLKSLRYKISQELTDEEKKEIVRTLVKKITVNTIFDGEEKVDPSKQRGRKKASVEVEFHFLKLPSFHSN from the coding sequence ATGAAAGTAGCTGTATATGTTCGAGTATCTACCGATGATCAACAAGATCGCGGTACCATCGAAAACCAACTAGAGTTTGCACGAAAGTATTGTGATCTCCACCAATTCGATGTAGTCGAATGGTATAAAGACGATGGTGTATCTGGAACTCTCCCTCTTGAAGAGCGGGATGCCGGAGCAAAATTACTTAATGATGCTACTAAAAAAAATTTTGATTTGCTTCTGATATATAAACTAGATAGACTCAGTCGATCAGCAAGGGTTACTTTAAATGCAGTACATGAACTAGAAAAATACGGGATCAAAATTAAGAGCATGACAGAACCTTTTGACACAGGTGATCCAAACGGTAGATTTATGCTAACTATGCTAGCAGGGGTAGCAGATCTCGAAAGAGAGACCATCTTAGAACGTATGTGGTATGGAGCAAACCGTGCAGCAAGAGCGGGGAAATGGCTTGGAGGAATCGTCCCTTACGGGTATCGTGTGAACCATGATGGATTTTTGGAGATCAATGATGATCCAACAGACTCGGAAATGAGTGAAAAAAAAGTCATTGAGCTAATATTTCACTTAGTAGGTGAAAAACGATGGTCTACTATCAAGGTATGTGATCATTTGAATGATTTAGGAATCCCCCCACACTACGCTAGGGATAATCGAAAAATTACCAAGAATAAGCGTAAAAAAAATACTATTGGGATCTGGCATCCTGGGCGAATCCGTACTATCGTAATGAATACTACCTATATGGGTGTCCACTATTATGGCCAAAGATCAACTAAGGAAAGGGAAATCATTGAGAGAAAAGTTCCCGCAATTATTTCAAGCGATCTATGGAAGAAAGCACAAAATACATTGAAGGAAAATCAAATCTTCTCCAAGAAAAATGCAGTCCGCCATTATTTATTGTCAGGACTTATCAAATGTGGAATCTGCGGGCTCACTTACCATGGACAAGCTTTCAAAGGTCCGAAGGGTAAGTTGAAACAGTATTATCAATGTAATGGAAAACTGAACTATATTTCAAAGAAGATAAATCGTTGTGAATCAAAAAACCTAAATGGTGAATGGATCGAGAAGATAGTCTGGGACTACTGCGTATCTTTTATTCAAGAACCAAGCAGAGCACTAGAGGAGATCTCAGCTACCTTCGAAGAAAAGAAAAACGAACATGATTGGGAAATGGATTTAAAAATTTTAACAAAGCAGCTGAATGAATTAGACAATGAAAAAGAAAGCATCCTTGATCTGTTTCGTAAAAAAATGATAACCAGTGATGACGTGGAAAAACAGTTTGGGAAGATCCAAGCGGAGCGTGATCAACTGAGTAAGAAAATCGAGGAAATAACTCATCTTCGAGATTTAGAAAACGATAGATTCAAAGGATTTCAATCAGTTGAAGAATTACTTAAATCCCTAAGATATAAAATATCGCAAGAGTTAACAGATGAGGAGAAAAAAGAGATCGTTCGAACACTAGTTAAGAAAATCACAGTAAATACCATCTTTGATGGTGAAGAAAAAGTAGATCCGTCAAAGCAACGGGGAAGGAAAAAAGCATCAGTCGAGGTCGAATTCCATTTCTTAAAACTACCTTCTTTCCATAGTAATTAA